One Paenarthrobacter aurescens TC1 DNA window includes the following coding sequences:
- a CDS encoding acetyltransferase, GNAT family protein (identified by match to protein family HMM PF00583): protein MIRIETDDPARPDVHRLLSEHLADMFATSPAESVHALDHSALSHESITFWTAREDGVLLGCGALKTLAPGHAEIKSMRTTSTARGRGVATLMLEHIVAEAARLGYERLSLETGTEEYFAPARRLYARHGFTECPPFGDYTLDPHSVFMELAVSPK from the coding sequence ATGATCCGCATCGAAACTGATGATCCCGCACGCCCTGATGTCCACCGGCTCCTCAGCGAGCACTTGGCCGACATGTTCGCGACCTCCCCGGCAGAAAGCGTCCATGCGTTGGATCACTCAGCGTTGTCGCACGAGTCGATCACGTTCTGGACGGCCCGCGAGGACGGGGTCTTGTTGGGATGCGGGGCGCTGAAGACGCTGGCCCCGGGGCATGCGGAGATCAAGTCGATGCGTACCACCTCCACCGCACGCGGACGCGGCGTGGCCACCCTGATGCTGGAGCACATCGTGGCCGAAGCTGCCCGGCTGGGTTACGAGCGGCTCAGCTTGGAAACGGGCACTGAGGAGTACTTCGCCCCCGCGCGCCGGCTGTACGCCCGGCACGGATTCACGGAATGCCCGCCGTTTGGTGACTACACCCTGGACCCGCACAGTGTGTTCATGGAACTCGCCGTTTCACCCAAGTAG